Proteins co-encoded in one Rhopalosiphum maidis isolate BTI-1 chromosome 2, ASM367621v3, whole genome shotgun sequence genomic window:
- the LOC113554103 gene encoding reversion-inducing cysteine-rich protein with Kazal motifs, translating into MIRIIHKTPDHSIMLIVYLLLVLCAGRLIDAEKAKCCGRVTGNCKRACEQLAVLQEYPKDKIAGRITDFYNHCSAKNVRHVEWCMSSSAQDTEIKWLDAARKCCDVARSDGCQLSCLDRNAGSRSVHRDCQDETDFFNCLQHQQVKDTCCGDNTDAAQCQIACEKFLANTPSINRHAVNQEILDLCSADRRDTRSATTATTSVELHRRCTRNTTARQPSSDGHKYLHCCKLAADTQCEQACQDSLRRKFDSDVEAVDSLEGRGCGPPSLDDRFWQCFLQSERAEQKDTSAPAPMSQIEKLGMDSVKLHCCEKATIAGCRKLCLKTFTNEWSSSWNDFNFECLSHPNEDRLLKCLDDVEEPCDLGCDGLNYCTAFNNRPTELFRSCSPQTDEAAHYDVTLWRQRGTITLFNYELPLKNITKCMPDSWKAVACILQIRPCTRQTHVNKICRDDCLELLSTCLDWINSAPGMSANALCARLSPDSGPCVPLGAFAELGAPRPQSPRLQHDSQTAVIQNTALDLPEVTTPCKRNPCAPGSVCLVNRGCRIGRGCKPYRCVAGCKAGEVSHFLVPEDSYARIPTFNGQKGCVKICLCTKKGIEKCQQVPCSQMQPCWLVGKPIDHGSTFEMDCNTCNCFAGEITCTKKHCEPTTVNAVSRYRHTGLPCNCAPHHVPVCGSNGNTYPNSCLAKCAGLSDVDLKFGTCWSDDPCAGDHTCRSDERCVPARQVCLSMLKKSCVQYKCVSEKTPCEDAAKGVVCDTDDVEHSNMCHLLRSGKTLAYNGPCLVGCNSTGSVCGVDGNTYPSECAAFAESASVDYPGPCASSGFIGHNGRPYCAAKGAVDCPKLPQKGCLGITPPGACCPKCAGALRLLFSQKQVDRVMHTLKKPSVNALNTKSILRALDRHVLVAECVVRGHLTMYQDLLVLVESTVRNPTRLQLEACIRESEKLSTLVETSSPRVTIDLSLSTLISASPVHEMVADDDADATADAPDRRASVAIASMTLILAVLIR; encoded by the exons GTCCGGCACGTTGAATGGTGTATGTCGTCTTCGGCTCAag ATACCGAGATAAAGTGGCTGGATGCGGCTAGGAAGTGCTGCGACGTGGCCAGGTCGGATGGCTGCCAACTGTCCTGTTTAGACCGAAACGCCGGGTCCCGGTCTGTGCACAGGGACTGCCAAGACGAAACAGATTTCTTTAATTGTCTACAACACCAACAG GTCAAAGATACGTGTTGTGGCGACAATACGGACGCGGCGCAGTGTCAGATCGCGTGCGAGAAATTCCTAGCCAACACGCCATCCATCAACCGACACGCAGTCAACCAGGAAATTCTCGATCTGTGCTCGGCCGATCGTCGAGACACGCGTTCCGCCACCACAGCCACCACATCGGTCGAGTTGCACCGCCGGTGTACCCGAAATACAACCGCCAGACAACCATCGTCCGACGGACACAAAT ACCTGCACTGCTGTAAGTTAGCCGCGGATACGCAGTGTGAACAGGCCTGTCAGGACAGTCTGCGCAGAAAATTCGACTCAGACGTCGAGGCAGTCGACAGTTTGGAGGGCAGAGGATGCGGACCGCCGTCGTTGGAC GACCGGTTTTGGCAATGTTTCTTGCAAAGCGAACGGGCCGAGCAGAAAGATACGTCGGCGCCTGCACCGATGTCACAAATAGAGAAACTCGGCATGGATAGCGTTAAACTACATTGTTGTGAAAAGGCGACAATTGCGGGATGTCGCAAACTTTGCTTGAAAACGTTTACAAATGAATGGTCTTCATCGTGGAACGATTTCAATTTCGAATGTTTGTCGCATCCTAACGAAGATCGATTGCTCAAGTGTTTGGACGACG TCGAAGAACCGTGTGATCTGGGCTGCGACGGCCTGAACTACTGTACGGCATTCAACAACCGGCCTACTGAGCTGTTCCGGAGTTGTTCGCCGCAGACGGATGAGGCGGCCCACTACGATGTGACGTTGTGGCGTCAGCGCGGCACCATCACGCTGTTCAACTACGAGTTACCGCTGAAAAACATCACCAAGTGCATGCCCGACAGTTGGAAAGCAGTCGCCTGCATCCTACAGATACGGCCGTGTACTAGACAAACGCACGTCAACAAAATCTGTCG CGACGACTGTCTGGAGCTGTTGAGCACGTGCCTGGACTGGATAAACTCGGCGCCGGGAATGTCGGCGAACGCGCTTTGCGCGCGACTGTCGCCCGACTCCGGGCCTTGCGTGCCGCTCGGAGCATTCGCCGAACTCGGGGCACCTCGGCCGCAGTCACCGCGACTACAACACGACAGCCAGACGGCCGTCATACAGAACACAGCGTTAGACTTGCCGGAGGTGACCACCCCGTGCAAGCGGAATCCGTGCGCCCCCGGTTCTGTATGCCTGGTCAACAGAGGCTGCAGGATTGGCCGTGGATGTAAGCCGTACCGGTGCGTGGCTGGGTGCAAGGCGGGCGAGGTGTCGCACTTCCTCGTGCCAGAAGACTCGTACGCTCGCATACCCACGTTCAACGGTCAAAAGGGCTGCGTCAAGATCTGCCTGTGCACGAAGAAGGGCATCGAAAAATGTCAGCAGGTACCCTGTTCGCAGATGCAGCCCTGTTGGTTGGTTGGCAAACCGATTg ACCACGGATCCACGTTCGAGATGGATTGCAACACGTGCAACTGCTTCGCCGGCGAAATCACTTGCACAAAGAAACACTGCGAACCCACGACCGTCAACGCCGTATCACGGTACAGACACACCGGACTGCCGTGCAACTGCGCTCCTCACCACGTGCCCGTCTGCGGTTCCAACGGCAACACTTATCCCAACTCGTGTCTAGCCAA GTGTGCCGGTCTATCTGACGTGGACCTCAAGTTCGGCACATGTTGGAGCGACGATCCTTGCGCCGGCGATCACACTTGTCGATCGGATGAGAGGTGCGTGCCAGCCCGTCAGGTGTGCTTATCAATGTTGAAGAAATCTTGTGTTCAATACAAATGTG TTTCAGAAAAGACACCATGCGAAGACGCAGCTAAAGGTGTGGTATGCGATACGGACGACGTGGAACACTCTAACATGTGTCACTTATTACGGTCTGGCAAAACGCTAGCCTACAACGGCCCATGCCTA GTGGGATGCAATTCGACGGGAAGCGTATGCGGCGTAGATGGCAATACTTATCCATCTGAGTGCGCGGCGTTTGCGGAATCGGCGAGCGTCGACTACCCAGGACCGTGTGCATCTTCCGGGTTCATCGGACACAACGGTCGGCCGTATTGTGCCGCAAAAGGCGCAGTAGACTGCCCGAAACTGCCCCAAAAAGGATGTCTGGGTATCACTCCACCCGGGGCTTGCTGTCCCAAATGCGCCGGAGCTCTGCGTTTACTTTTTAG TCAGAAACAAGTCGACCGGGTGATGCATACGCTGAAAAAGCCTTCGGTAAACGCACTGAACACAAAGTCTATACTCCGGGCTTTGGACAGGCACGTGCTGGTGGCCGAATGCGTAGTCCGTGGCCACCTGACCATGTACCAAGACCTGCTGGTACTGGTCGAGTCCACGGTCCGGAACCCAACCAGGTTGCAACTGGAGGCTTGCATCAGGGAATCGGAAAAACTGTCCACACTGGTGGAAACATCAAGTCCCCGGGTCACGATTGACCTGAGTCTCAGCACGCTCATCTCGGCCAGCCCAGTTCACGAGATGGTCGCGGACGACGATGCCGACGCCACTGCCGACGCACCCGATCGCCGGGCCAGTGTCGCCATCGCCTCCATGACGCTGATTCTGGCTGTGCTCATTcgctaa